In a single window of the Bacillus mycoides genome:
- a CDS encoding NAD(P)/FAD-dependent oxidoreductase, producing MDKMDHMDTLSLWTATANRYDKGKPLEGNEEADVVIIGAGFTGLSSAYHLQKLGKSVIVLEQETIGYGASGRNGGMVLPGYKSTMQELAKKYGAEEARQLNDLSLLSVELVKNIIDEHQINCNFRKTGHIVAAYKAKHFEGLKLESEYLNKNFGYDCSVLNRSQLHQEIDSPQYYGCLVDDSSYSFQPRNYAIGLGEAAKSIGAKIFEHSKALSIEYGRNSVKVITEKGTVTAKDIIVATDGYSGKIMAELNKGVLPISARIIGTEQLPESLVNSVIPKDRMVFDTSSFLYYFRRTPDNRIIFGGGDIRPNLGDAVYQNVYDAMVKIMPKLEGSKIDYRWGGFIGVTIDTFPVIGRSKEGAYFATGYTGHGASLSTLFGKLLAQWIVTGSAGGYRFEKERLKSFPFYNQKTMLVNIAHIGFKLVDIIA from the coding sequence ATGGATAAGATGGATCATATGGATACACTCTCACTATGGACAGCGACTGCAAACAGATATGACAAAGGAAAACCTCTTGAAGGAAATGAAGAGGCGGATGTTGTCATTATTGGCGCAGGTTTCACAGGTCTCTCTTCTGCATATCATTTGCAAAAGTTAGGGAAGAGTGTCATTGTCCTTGAGCAGGAAACAATCGGATATGGCGCAAGCGGTCGCAACGGCGGGATGGTATTGCCAGGCTATAAGTCAACGATGCAGGAGCTTGCCAAGAAGTATGGTGCCGAAGAGGCGAGGCAGCTTAACGATCTTTCTCTGCTTAGTGTTGAATTAGTTAAAAACATTATTGACGAGCATCAAATCAACTGTAACTTCAGAAAGACAGGTCACATTGTGGCGGCTTACAAAGCCAAGCATTTTGAAGGGTTGAAACTTGAAAGTGAATACTTAAACAAAAATTTTGGATATGACTGTAGCGTGCTTAATCGAAGTCAGTTGCATCAAGAAATTGATTCCCCGCAATATTATGGTTGCTTAGTCGACGACTCGAGTTACTCGTTCCAACCACGGAACTATGCAATTGGTTTGGGAGAAGCAGCTAAATCGATCGGTGCAAAAATCTTTGAGCATTCGAAAGCACTATCTATTGAGTACGGCCGAAATAGTGTGAAAGTTATTACAGAAAAAGGTACTGTTACAGCGAAAGACATTATTGTGGCTACAGATGGTTACTCCGGAAAAATTATGGCTGAATTGAATAAAGGCGTACTGCCAATTTCGGCACGTATTATTGGTACTGAACAGCTTCCAGAATCATTGGTGAATAGCGTCATTCCTAAAGATCGCATGGTTTTTGATACAAGCAGTTTCCTTTACTATTTCAGGCGTACACCAGATAATCGGATCATATTTGGCGGTGGCGATATTCGTCCAAACTTAGGTGATGCTGTTTATCAAAATGTTTACGATGCCATGGTTAAAATAATGCCAAAACTAGAAGGAAGCAAGATTGATTACAGGTGGGGTGGATTTATCGGGGTTACAATTGATACGTTCCCGGTTATCGGTAGATCCAAAGAAGGCGCATATTTTGCAACGGGTTATACGGGACATGGCGCGTCTCTCTCGACATTGTTTGGTAAGTTATTGGCACAATGGATCGTTACGGGGAGTGCAGGTGGATATCGATTTGAAAAAGAACGCCTTAAATCATTCCCATTCTATAATCAGAAAACGATGCTGGTCAATATAGCACATATTGGTTTCAAACTGGTAGATATTATCGCGTAA
- a CDS encoding aldehyde dehydrogenase family protein: MKINMFIDGKWVEALSGARRNIINPATEEVIATSAHGSADDAKIAIKAARKAFDSGIWSDLSADERADYLYKIADRLEENTAEIARLETANNGKVIRATTYVDIPVSIQCFRYYADLIKGMKKESYTRDDASETIIIHEPIGVCGLIVPWNFPLMLAVWQIAPALAAGNTIVIKPADVTPVSVFKLFEIIEEVGLPDGVANLVLGPGSKVGNELAESHDVDKIAFTGGTKTGQSIMRAAAGNMKKITLELGGKSPLIVFDDVDFETAVDNAMFGIFHNAGQVCSAASRLLVQETIYDKFVERLAERANKIVVGNGESENIEMGALTNESHMNEVLHYIQRGIEEGAKLVCGGKRLTENGLDRGFFIAPTIFADVNENMCIVKEEIFGPVLVVQKFKDEEDAIQKANDSIYGLAGAVFTEDMDLAKRVISKLRAGITWINSYHLAYVEGPWGGYKQSGIGRALGVAGLEHFMETKQINIHQHANPVGWYAN, encoded by the coding sequence ATGAAAATTAACATGTTCATTGACGGGAAATGGGTAGAAGCATTATCGGGTGCTAGACGAAACATTATCAATCCTGCAACCGAAGAGGTTATCGCAACGTCTGCTCATGGATCAGCAGATGATGCGAAGATAGCAATTAAGGCGGCTCGTAAAGCGTTTGATAGCGGGATCTGGTCGGATTTATCGGCTGATGAAAGAGCTGACTATCTATATAAGATTGCAGACCGTCTTGAAGAGAATACAGCTGAAATTGCCCGTTTGGAAACTGCAAATAACGGTAAGGTTATCCGTGCAACAACCTATGTAGATATTCCTGTATCGATTCAATGCTTCCGCTATTATGCTGACTTGATTAAAGGTATGAAAAAGGAATCTTACACTCGTGATGATGCTTCAGAAACGATTATTATTCATGAACCGATTGGTGTTTGTGGACTTATTGTACCTTGGAATTTCCCGCTTATGTTAGCTGTTTGGCAAATTGCTCCTGCACTTGCCGCAGGGAATACAATTGTAATTAAGCCTGCTGACGTCACTCCTGTAAGCGTATTCAAATTATTTGAAATTATCGAAGAGGTTGGACTTCCGGATGGAGTAGCAAACTTAGTATTGGGACCTGGTTCAAAGGTTGGGAATGAGCTTGCAGAGAGCCATGATGTTGACAAAATTGCCTTTACTGGTGGAACAAAAACAGGTCAAAGTATTATGCGCGCAGCTGCAGGCAATATGAAAAAAATCACACTTGAACTAGGTGGTAAATCTCCACTTATTGTGTTCGACGATGTGGATTTTGAAACCGCAGTTGATAATGCGATGTTTGGTATTTTCCACAACGCTGGGCAAGTTTGTTCAGCTGCATCTCGTTTACTTGTACAAGAGACTATTTATGATAAGTTTGTTGAAAGATTGGCCGAGCGTGCGAACAAAATTGTAGTTGGCAACGGGGAAAGTGAGAATATTGAAATGGGAGCGCTTACAAACGAGTCTCATATGAATGAAGTTTTACATTATATTCAGAGAGGAATCGAAGAAGGTGCAAAATTAGTTTGTGGTGGTAAGCGCTTAACAGAAAATGGGCTCGATCGAGGGTTTTTCATTGCACCAACAATCTTTGCTGATGTAAATGAGAATATGTGTATTGTGAAGGAAGAGATTTTTGGCCCAGTCCTTGTTGTACAGAAATTTAAAGATGAGGAAGATGCCATCCAAAAAGCGAATGATTCTATTTATGGATTAGCCGGTGCTGTATTTACGGAAGATATGGACCTGGCAAAACGTGTCATTAGTAAATTGCGTGCGGGAATTACTTGGATTAATAGTTATCATCTCGCTTATGTGGAAGGTCCTTGGGGAGGGTATAAGCAAAGTGGCATCGGCAGAGCGTTAGGTGTTGCCGGACTGGAGCACTTTATGGAAACGAAGCAAATCAATATCCACCAGCATGCAAATCCGGTAGGGTGGTATGCGAATTAA
- a CDS encoding MATE family efflux transporter, with protein sequence MKIVDNGPSSKIEQPEVMNKPVDDSVLGTKSIPLLYLRFALAGIMANVILGVVSVVDGYFVSGFQELEVEGIGIGFTVMVITRMIGVLLGVGAGAVISLRLGKGKIEEARSIMGQTLWFTLFLSSLLAILGLVFENDIMILFGASDEALPYAVQYSRLLWISLPLTILAVVLSILANIDEKPILSMNSWLVAAVVAGTMEWIMVVKYDMGMMGSSWANTISQSIPVLLIFYFWFGKTKLKPKMKDMMINLKKIGEVVWTGFASFSSQFMMFIAIIFTNNLLQSYGGGLHVAAFTIQNGYITNLLALAALGGMTGLQPIISYNYGAGNLDRVKQAIKMGLIFTVSFFVIVTAILVIFADPIVSFFSGGNPELQKLGIWTTVVFNCLFTLSAVSLLISGYFESQERNWSATFISVSKILLFMLPFLFIFPKFWGVEGVWYAAPAAEIPGVLIAIYFMKKEFKRLKNPSVKAVDL encoded by the coding sequence ATGAAAATAGTGGACAACGGTCCGTCATCAAAAATAGAGCAACCAGAAGTAATGAATAAGCCGGTGGATGATTCAGTGCTAGGAACCAAAAGTATTCCGTTACTATATTTACGGTTTGCTTTGGCGGGAATTATGGCTAACGTAATTTTAGGAGTTGTATCGGTTGTTGATGGCTATTTCGTCAGTGGCTTTCAGGAGCTGGAAGTCGAAGGGATCGGAATTGGATTTACGGTCATGGTTATTACCCGTATGATTGGTGTTCTTTTAGGTGTGGGAGCCGGAGCGGTCATTTCACTTCGACTGGGGAAAGGGAAAATCGAAGAAGCTAGAAGTATTATGGGACAAACTTTATGGTTTACTCTTTTCCTATCTTCTTTGTTAGCTATACTTGGGTTGGTCTTTGAAAATGATATTATGATTTTATTCGGAGCAAGTGATGAAGCACTTCCGTATGCGGTGCAATATAGCCGACTGCTATGGATTTCGTTGCCATTAACGATATTGGCCGTTGTATTAAGTATTTTAGCTAATATCGATGAAAAGCCTATATTATCAATGAACAGTTGGTTAGTCGCAGCGGTTGTTGCTGGGACTATGGAATGGATTATGGTAGTGAAGTATGACATGGGGATGATGGGTTCTTCATGGGCTAATACGATTTCGCAATCGATTCCTGTTCTCCTAATCTTTTATTTCTGGTTTGGTAAAACAAAACTTAAGCCAAAAATGAAAGATATGATGATTAATCTCAAGAAGATTGGTGAAGTGGTTTGGACGGGCTTTGCATCTTTCTCGAGTCAGTTCATGATGTTTATTGCAATTATTTTCACCAACAACTTACTGCAAAGCTACGGTGGTGGTCTACACGTTGCAGCTTTCACGATTCAAAACGGTTATATTACAAATCTCCTCGCCTTAGCAGCGCTTGGTGGGATGACAGGGCTTCAACCGATTATTAGTTATAATTACGGTGCGGGCAACCTTGATCGTGTGAAACAAGCAATTAAGATGGGACTCATTTTTACAGTTTCCTTCTTTGTAATCGTGACAGCCATACTAGTCATTTTTGCAGATCCAATTGTGTCATTTTTTTCCGGTGGTAATCCTGAATTGCAAAAACTGGGCATTTGGACGACAGTTGTATTCAATTGTTTGTTTACGCTTAGTGCAGTTAGCCTGCTTATCTCCGGTTATTTCGAATCGCAAGAGAGAAACTGGTCCGCAACGTTTATTAGTGTAAGCAAAATATTGTTGTTCATGTTACCGTTTCTATTTATTTTCCCGAAATTCTGGGGTGTAGAAGGTGTATGGTACGCTGCTCCTGCTGCAGAAATTCCAGGTGTTCTCATTGCCATATACTTTATGAAAAAAGAGTTTAAACGTTTAAAAAATCCAAGTGTTAAGGCAGTAGATTTATAG
- a CDS encoding cupin domain-containing protein, translated as MFFAKKLTAEEAEQLGANAWEPWVGEPNKGTWHVEDQEVFYVTDGEVFITVDGEKYHITKDWIVSLAKDLVCEWDCPVFLKKNYKMNHEIHLK; from the coding sequence ATGTTTTTTGCGAAAAAACTTACAGCAGAAGAAGCAGAGCAACTAGGTGCCAACGCATGGGAACCGTGGGTAGGCGAACCGAATAAAGGAACGTGGCATGTAGAAGATCAGGAAGTTTTCTATGTGACAGATGGTGAAGTGTTTATTACTGTTGATGGGGAAAAGTATCATATTACAAAGGACTGGATCGTTTCCTTGGCTAAGGACCTTGTTTGTGAATGGGATTGCCCAGTATTTTTGAAAAAGAATTATAAGATGAACCATGAGATCCATCTGAAATAA
- a CDS encoding aspartate aminotransferase family protein produces the protein MELVIVQATEQTQSLKKTDEKYLWHAMRGAAPSPTNLIITKAEGAWVTDIDGNRYLDGMSGLWCVNVGYGRKELARAAFEQLEEMPYFPLTQSHVPAIKLAEKLNEWLDDEYVIFFSNSGSEANETAFKIARQYHQQKGDHGRYKFISRYRAYHGNSMRALAATGQAQRKYKYEPLGQGFLHVAPPDTYRNPEDVHTLASAEEIDRVMTWELSQTVAGVIMEPIITGGGILMPPDGYMEKVKEICEKHGALLICDEVICGFGRTGKPFGFMNYGVKPDIITMAKGITSAYLPLSATAVRREVYEAFVGSDDYDRFRHVNTFGGNPAACALALKNLEIMENEKLIERSKELGERLLYELEDVKEHPNVGDVRGKGLLLGIELVEDKQTKEPASIEKMNKVINACKEKGLIIGKNGDTVAGYNNILQLAPPLSITEEDFTFIVKTMKECLAQL, from the coding sequence ATGGAGCTGGTGATTGTGCAAGCGACAGAACAAACACAAAGTTTGAAAAAAACAGATGAAAAGTACCTTTGGCATGCGATGAGAGGAGCAGCCCCTAGTCCAACGAATTTAATTATCACAAAAGCAGAAGGGGCATGGGTGACGGATATTGATGGAAACCGTTATTTAGACGGTATGTCTGGTCTTTGGTGTGTGAATGTTGGATACGGCCGAAAAGAGCTTGCAAGAGCGGCGTTTGAGCAGCTTGAAGAAATGCCGTATTTCCCTCTGACTCAAAGTCATGTTCCTGCTATTAAATTAGCAGAAAAATTGAATGAATGGCTTGATGATGAATACGTTATTTTCTTTTCTAACAGTGGATCGGAAGCGAATGAAACAGCGTTTAAAATTGCTCGTCAATATCATCAACAAAAAGGTGATCATGGACGCTATAAGTTTATTTCACGCTACCGGGCTTATCACGGTAACTCAATGAGAGCTCTTGCAGCAACAGGTCAAGCACAGCGAAAGTATAAATATGAACCATTGGGGCAAGGATTCCTGCATGTAGCACCGCCTGATACGTATCGAAATCCAGAGGATGTTCATACACTGGCAAGTGCTGAGGAAATCGATCGTGTCATGACATGGGAGTTAAGCCAAACAGTAGCCGGTGTGATTATGGAGCCAATCATTACTGGGGGTGGAATTTTAATGCCTCCTGATGGATATATGGAAAAAGTAAAAGAAATTTGCGAGAAGCACGGTGCGTTGCTCATTTGTGATGAAGTTATATGTGGATTTGGACGAACAGGGAAGCCGTTTGGATTTATGAATTATGGCGTCAAACCAGATATCATAACAATGGCAAAAGGTATTACAAGTGCGTATCTTCCTTTGTCAGCAACAGCAGTTAGACGAGAGGTTTATGAGGCATTCGTAGGTAGTGATGATTATGATCGCTTCCGCCATGTAAATACGTTCGGAGGAAATCCTGCTGCTTGCGCTTTAGCTTTGAAGAATTTAGAAATTATGGAGAATGAGAAACTCATTGAACGTTCCAAAGAATTGGGTGAACGACTGTTATATGAGCTAGAGGATGTAAAAGAGCATCCAAACGTAGGGGATGTTCGCGGAAAGGGCCTTCTTTTAGGCATTGAACTAGTGGAAGATAAGCAAACAAAAGAACCGGCTTCCATTGAAAAGATGAACAAAGTCATCAATGCTTGTAAAGAAAAAGGTCTAATTATTGGTAAAAATGGTGACACTGTTGCAGGTTACAATAATATTTTACAGCTTGCTCCTCCATTAAGCATCACAGAGGAAGACTTTACTTTTATCGTTAAAACAATGAAAGAATGTTTAGCTCAACTTTAA
- a CDS encoding amidohydrolase, protein MKADVVLINGEVITVDQKNAVVEAVAIKDNQIVVVGSNQEVKSFIGENTDVIDLQGKTLLPGFIDSHLHIISHGLNQLAVSCKAEHIDSIDALLDDLKKKALETPKGEWIRAWGFNETAVEEKRYPTITELDEISVEHPIIITRTCHHISVVNSKALEIAQINENTPDTSGGVIEKNQAGRLTGKLIEAANMSMSEVASYTESEMMKAVKIASDHFVAAGITSIHDAGGDGPESFRLLQRAVKSRDIRVRIYAMICQINNSHEFVNKMVEAGVVTGTGDERFKIGPAKLFTDGSSTGPTIATRKSYSSDPNNYGILYYSEEEIYKVLGEAHKKGYQITVHAQGDKAIEMYLNCVERALEESPRKNHRHRIEHAGISSPDLQERMKKLEMIPIPNPPFPYEFGEIYVEHYGDRVNHMYAARDFIDRGIIAAGSSDAPVTDYNPLLGIHVAVNRKTKSGIEVGANQSISVMEAIKLYTWNGAYASFEEEIKGSIEAGKLADLVILNDSILSVNPNQIKDLKVEITIIDGEIIYQKEQSVKM, encoded by the coding sequence ATGAAAGCTGATGTTGTATTGATAAATGGAGAAGTTATTACAGTAGACCAAAAGAATGCAGTAGTCGAAGCTGTCGCAATAAAAGATAATCAAATCGTAGTTGTTGGCTCAAATCAGGAGGTTAAGAGTTTTATAGGAGAAAACACGGATGTAATTGACCTGCAAGGGAAAACGCTTCTTCCTGGATTCATTGATTCCCATCTCCACATCATTTCTCATGGACTAAATCAGTTGGCTGTCAGTTGTAAAGCTGAACATATTGATTCTATCGATGCTTTATTAGATGATCTGAAAAAGAAGGCCTTAGAAACGCCAAAAGGTGAATGGATACGTGCTTGGGGCTTTAATGAAACCGCTGTGGAGGAAAAGCGTTATCCAACAATTACTGAGCTGGATGAAATTTCAGTTGAACATCCTATTATTATAACTCGTACTTGTCACCACATAAGCGTGGTGAATAGCAAAGCATTAGAAATTGCGCAAATTAACGAGAACACACCGGATACGAGTGGGGGAGTTATTGAAAAGAATCAGGCAGGAAGGCTTACAGGAAAGTTAATTGAAGCAGCAAATATGAGTATGAGCGAGGTTGCAAGTTATACAGAAAGTGAAATGATGAAGGCTGTGAAAATTGCATCAGATCATTTCGTTGCAGCTGGCATAACAAGTATACATGACGCAGGTGGAGATGGACCGGAGAGTTTTCGTTTACTACAACGAGCTGTGAAGAGTAGGGATATTCGTGTCCGAATATATGCAATGATATGTCAAATAAATAACTCTCATGAATTTGTTAATAAAATGGTCGAAGCTGGTGTGGTAACTGGTACCGGAGATGAAAGATTCAAAATCGGACCAGCTAAATTGTTTACAGATGGAAGTAGCACGGGGCCTACAATTGCAACCCGTAAGTCATATTCAAGTGACCCTAACAATTACGGCATTCTTTATTATAGTGAGGAAGAAATCTATAAGGTTTTAGGTGAAGCGCATAAAAAAGGCTATCAAATCACTGTACATGCACAAGGTGATAAAGCTATTGAAATGTATTTGAATTGTGTAGAAAGGGCGCTAGAGGAATCACCAAGAAAAAATCACCGTCATCGAATCGAGCATGCAGGAATTTCTTCACCAGATTTACAAGAGAGAATGAAAAAACTCGAGATGATTCCTATTCCAAATCCTCCATTTCCATATGAATTCGGAGAGATATATGTAGAGCACTATGGTGATCGTGTTAATCACATGTACGCTGCTCGTGATTTTATTGATCGTGGCATCATTGCAGCAGGTAGTTCGGATGCACCAGTTACTGACTATAATCCTTTATTAGGAATTCATGTTGCTGTCAATAGAAAAACTAAGTCTGGAATAGAGGTTGGTGCTAATCAATCTATAAGCGTAATGGAAGCTATTAAACTATACACATGGAATGGTGCTTATGCGAGTTTTGAAGAAGAGATAAAAGGAAGCATAGAGGCCGGAAAACTGGCGGATTTAGTTATATTAAATGACAGCATTTTAAGTGTCAATCCAAACCAAATTAAAGATTTAAAAGTAGAAATAACAATTATTGATGGTGAAATTATTTATCAAAAAGAACAATCAGTGAAAATGTAG
- a CDS encoding multidrug effflux MFS transporter — translation MKKVSVPSLWLMIILVAFPQISETIYTPSLPDISKALHVSNNEVQLTLSVYFAGFALGVFFIGWLSDIIGRRPAMLFGIVVYGAGSFLCYIANSIEFLLFSRFIQAFGASAGSVVTQTILRESVEGHKRHVMFAQISAVIAFTPAIGPLIGGFLDQMFGFKIVFLSLVVMSVGILLYTFVSLPETKTESVTDKINVFSVLKRLITNPKVVTYGLIIGGANGVLFSYYAEAPFIFIEYFQLSPSMYGFLGIVVASASIIGAKVSKRLLATYKPEKIIYIGCLVMTGGAIFLTVINSFGSNPNIIYMIGFLVAMFILLLGIGVALPNCLSLALVDFQDVIGTAGALFSLGYYVIVTMTIWGMSQLHTGSLMVMPLYFLAIVVIMMVFTKVFIFGKQTSKTI, via the coding sequence GTGAAAAAAGTCTCAGTACCATCACTTTGGTTAATGATTATTCTTGTGGCATTTCCGCAAATTAGTGAAACAATTTACACACCGTCTTTACCGGATATTTCAAAGGCGTTGCACGTAAGTAATAATGAGGTACAGTTAACGCTTAGTGTTTATTTTGCTGGATTTGCTTTAGGTGTATTTTTTATTGGATGGTTATCAGATATAATTGGTCGTCGCCCAGCAATGTTATTTGGAATTGTAGTATATGGCGCTGGAAGTTTCTTATGCTATATTGCAAATTCTATTGAATTTTTATTGTTTAGTCGTTTTATTCAAGCATTTGGAGCAAGTGCTGGTTCAGTTGTGACACAAACGATTCTTCGTGAAAGTGTAGAGGGGCATAAACGTCATGTTATGTTTGCTCAAATTTCGGCAGTCATTGCTTTTACACCAGCGATAGGTCCACTAATTGGGGGCTTTCTTGATCAAATGTTTGGATTTAAAATAGTATTTTTAAGTTTAGTTGTTATGAGTGTTGGGATTTTGTTATATACGTTTGTTTCTCTTCCGGAAACAAAAACGGAATCAGTAACGGATAAAATAAATGTATTTTCTGTATTAAAACGGTTGATTACAAATCCGAAAGTAGTAACATATGGGTTAATAATTGGAGGAGCGAATGGTGTTTTATTTAGCTACTATGCAGAAGCGCCGTTTATCTTTATTGAATACTTTCAGTTATCGCCTAGTATGTACGGATTTCTAGGAATTGTTGTTGCTTCCGCTTCTATTATTGGGGCGAAAGTTTCAAAGCGGTTACTTGCTACTTATAAACCAGAGAAAATTATATATATCGGTTGTCTTGTAATGACAGGAGGAGCTATCTTCTTAACTGTTATTAATTCATTTGGATCAAATCCAAACATAATATATATGATTGGATTTTTAGTAGCGATGTTTATATTGCTATTAGGAATTGGGGTAGCATTGCCTAACTGTTTAAGTTTAGCATTAGTAGATTTTCAAGATGTCATTGGTACAGCTGGAGCATTGTTTAGCTTAGGCTACTATGTAATTGTAACGATGACAATTTGGGGAATGAGTCAGCTTCATACGGGCTCGTTAATGGTGATGCCGCTTTATTTTCTGGCTATAGTAGTTATCATGATGGTATTTACTAAAGTGTTTATTTTTGGTAAACAAACTTCAAAAACGATTTAA
- a CDS encoding amino acid permease: MANKELKRGLEARHIQMIALGGTIGVGLFMGSASTIKWTGPSVMLAYAIAGVFIFFIMRAMGEMLYMEPSTGSFATFGHKYIHPLAGYMTAWSNWFQWVIVGMSEIIAVGAYMKYWFPDLPAWIPGIIAMVILGAANLISVKSFGEFEFWFAMIKIVTILLMIIAGFGLIFFGIGNGGEAIGISNLWANGGFFTGGFSGFFFALSLVVGAYQGVELIGITAGEAKDPKKTLTRAIQSTIWRILIFYIGAIFVIVTVYPWDQLSSIGSPFVATFAKVGITAAAGLINFVVITAAMSGCNSGIYSAGRMLYTLGVNGQAPKYFTKISNNGVPLFGTVGVIIGLAVGVVLSYIAPKNLFVYVYSASVLPGMVPWFVILISQINFRKEKGAEMKDHPFKMPFAPVTNYLTIAFLIMVLIGMWFNDDTRISLVVGIVFLAIVTISFYAFGIGKRPPLDVQNDQEISSK; encoded by the coding sequence GTGGCAAACAAAGAATTGAAACGAGGTTTAGAAGCACGTCATATTCAAATGATTGCTTTAGGCGGAACAATTGGTGTTGGTTTGTTTATGGGATCAGCCAGCACGATTAAATGGACAGGTCCGTCAGTAATGCTTGCATATGCAATCGCAGGTGTTTTCATCTTCTTCATTATGCGTGCCATGGGAGAAATGTTGTATATGGAGCCAAGCACAGGTTCATTTGCGACATTTGGTCACAAATATATTCATCCGTTAGCTGGTTATATGACAGCGTGGAGTAACTGGTTCCAGTGGGTTATTGTTGGGATGTCAGAGATTATCGCAGTTGGAGCGTATATGAAATATTGGTTCCCGGATTTACCGGCTTGGATACCTGGTATTATCGCGATGGTTATTCTTGGTGCGGCTAACTTAATTTCTGTTAAGTCATTTGGTGAATTTGAATTTTGGTTTGCGATGATTAAAATCGTTACGATTTTATTAATGATTATTGCCGGATTCGGCCTCATTTTCTTCGGAATTGGGAATGGAGGAGAAGCAATCGGCATATCTAATCTTTGGGCAAACGGCGGTTTCTTCACAGGTGGTTTTTCAGGATTTTTCTTTGCATTATCACTTGTAGTTGGAGCGTATCAAGGTGTGGAATTAATCGGGATTACTGCTGGTGAAGCGAAAGATCCGAAGAAGACACTTACTAGAGCAATTCAAAGTACAATTTGGCGTATTTTAATTTTCTATATTGGTGCTATTTTCGTTATTGTAACTGTTTATCCTTGGGATCAATTAAGTTCAATTGGTAGTCCGTTCGTAGCAACTTTTGCGAAAGTTGGTATTACGGCAGCTGCGGGACTTATTAACTTCGTTGTTATTACAGCCGCAATGTCTGGTTGTAACAGTGGTATTTATAGTGCTGGACGTATGCTTTATACACTAGGAGTAAATGGACAAGCACCGAAATACTTTACGAAGATCTCTAATAACGGTGTACCTTTATTCGGTACAGTTGGTGTAATTATCGGTTTAGCGGTTGGTGTTGTTTTAAGTTATATTGCACCAAAAAACTTATTCGTATATGTATATAGTGCGAGTGTACTTCCTGGTATGGTGCCATGGTTTGTCATTTTAATTAGTCAAATTAATTTTAGAAAAGAAAAAGGAGCAGAGATGAAAGATCATCCATTCAAAATGCCATTTGCTCCTGTTACAAACTATTTGACAATTGCCTTTTTAATTATGGTATTAATCGGAATGTGGTTTAACGATGATACGCGTATTTCATTAGTTGTAGGTATTGTTTTCTTAGCTATCGTCACAATTAGTTTCTATGCTTTCGGAATAGGGAAACGACCTCCGTTAGATGTTCAAAATGATCAAGAGATTTCAAGTAAATAA